The DNA sequence CTTCTCAAGATTTAGTTGGTGTGGAATATTTAACACCAATTACAAATAATAATGCCAGAGTCGTAATAGGGCATCATGTTACTTTGGAAGCTGGAACTGGTCTTGTTCATATAGCTCCACTTTTTGGTGAGGATGATTTCTTGATTGGTAAAACAAATAATCTTGAAATGATAATGCATATCTCAGATAATGGAAATATAGATTTTGATTGCGATTATGATGGAATGTTTTATGAAGATTCAAATGAAAAAATTATTGGATTTTTAAGAAACAATAAATCTTTAGTTTTATCTAATAAAATTAAACATTCATATCCACACGATTGAAGAACACATAAACCAATTATTTTTAGAGGTACACCTCAGTGGTTTGTTTCTATTGATAAAATTAGAAACAACATTTTAAGTGAGTTAAAAACCGTTAAAATGTATCCTGAATGAGCTTATAAAAGACTTTCGAATATGATAGAAAATAGGGGTGATTGAACAATTTCAAGACAAAGAACTTGAGGAGTTCCAATTATAATATTTTACGACAAAGATAAGCAACCGGTTATTGACGAGAAAATATTTGATTATGTAATTAAGTTAATTGAAGATAACGGGTCTGATATTTGATGAGAAAAAGAAGCGGACGATTTACTTCCTGAAAATCACAGAAATAAAAGATATACAAAAGAAATGGATATCATGGATGTTTGATTTGATTCAGGTACTTCAAATATTGCAGCTGATGTTTACGGATTTGAATCTCCATACGATGTTTATCTTGAAGGTTCTGACCAATATAGAGGTTGATTCAACTCTTCTTTAATAAATTCTGTTGCTTATAAAGGAAAAGCACCTTATAAAAATTTAATTAGCCATGGATTTGTTCTTGATGGTAAGGGCGAAAAAATGTCAAAATCAAAAGGAAATATCATTTCACCTCTTGATGTTGTAAATCAAAAAGGTGCTGATATATTAAGATTATGAGCTGCGAATAGTGAATATTCCAATGATATTAATATTTCAGAAGATATTCTTAATCAAAACGCTGAAGTCTATAGAAAAATCCGTAACACTTTAAGATTCATGATTTCTAATACAAACGACTATAAATATGATAAAAACTTAAAATTAGAAGGTATTCATGAATTTATTAATGAAGAATTAAAAGTTCTAATTAAGAATGTAAATGAAAACTACAACAGCTTCAAGTTCATTAATGTTATTAAGGAAATTAATAATTATATTGTTAATTTATCTAGTTTTTATCTTTCGATTGTTAAAGATTTATTATATGTAGAATCTAGAGACAACATTGAAAGACAAATGGTTCTTAAGAATCTTTATGAAATAACAGATTTTATAATTTTAGCTCTTGCACCAATTTTACCAACAACCGCAGAAGAAGCTTATTCTTTCTTTAATAAAGAAAATAAAGAAGAATCAATTATGCTTGAAAGATTTGAGGAATCAACTACACCAAATTATGAATTAATTAATAAATATAACGAATTCTTTGAATTAAGGGACCAAATTAATATTTTAATTGAAAATTCTATAAAGAATGGTGAAGTTAAAAGAAGCAATGAACTTGAATTATCGCTTAAAACTGACAGTGAATTCATCAAGAACTTGAATTTAAAAATGTTATTGATGGTTGGTAAAGTATCAATTTCTAATGAAACTAAAGTTTCTAAATTTTATAGCAAAAAATGTGAAAGATGTTGAAACCATTTTGAAAGAGAAGAGATGTATAATGACGAGATTTGTGTAAGATGTTATGACGTTATTTCATCTCTAGATGATTTTGGTGGACTTAATGAATAAATTTCAGTCAAAATGAAATGATTTTGTTAAATATTTAAAAAATAACAAAAAGCAAATAATAATAAATTATTGTATATTCATAGTTTTATTTATAGTTTTACTTTTAATTGACCAATTAACAAAAACTTTTATTTTTGTGCATGGTGATGTTAATAAATTAAATTCAGATGGATTGGTTTATATAAATGGATATTGAACTAATCCAGAAACTATAAATTACAAAAGTGTAGTAAATTATGGAATTTTTGGTATAAGATCAATTTGACACAGAGGAGTAACCTTTCTTCCAAGTTCTTTTAATATAACAATAATACAAATTGTTAGTGTCTTGATATTTATTTTTTGCATATTTGTTCCGTTAATGATAAATAAAAAATTAACGATTTTTATCTGTCTGATTGCTTCAGGAGATTTTGGGAATATGCTTGATAGATTCATATTTAATGAATTTGTTAAAGATATTTTCTACTTACCATGGGTTGATAAAGGAACTTTTAATTTAGCTGATGTATGAGTTATGTTAGGAGCAGTTCTAATATTTGTGTATCTTTTGTATGAATTAGTTTTAGATATGGTCAAGAGGAAAAAAAATGCTGAATAAAATTTACTTCCACAAAGAAGTAAATTTTTTATAATTCATATTTTACTTAAAGGAATAAAAAAGAGCTAATCAGCTCTTAATTAATGTTAATTTAAGTTATCAATATATTCGACTACTTCTTCGCATGAATCCATTTCAATAACTTTTTCAGCAATTTCCTTGCATTTTTGATATGAAAGGTTTGATAACATTTCTCTAGTGTTTAAAATGTTAGATGCCGACATAGAAAATTCATCTAAATCTAATCCAACCAAAATTGGTAAAGCTCTTTTATCACCAGCCATTTCACCACACATACCAGCTCATTTACCGTTTTTGTGTGCACCATCAATAACATGTTTAATTAATCTCAAAATCGATGGATTAAGTGGTTGATAAAGATAAGAAATTGATTCGTTCATTCTATCTGCGGCCATTGAATATTGAATTAAATCATTTGTACCAATAGAAACGAAATCGGCATATTTACAGAATTTGTCAGACAAAATAGCAGCTGCTGGAGTTTCCATCATTAGACCGAATTCAATTTCGTTTAATGGAGCAATTTCATTAGTTTCTTTGCTTAATTCTTTATATGTTTCTGTAAAGAAATCTTTTGCCTCTAAAAACTCAGTAACATTTGTAATCATTGGAATCATAATTGCAATTTTACCATAGTAACTTGCTCTAATTAAAGCTCTTAATTGAGTTTTAAAGATTGATTTATTTTGTAAACAGAAACGAATAGCTCTATATCCTAAAAA is a window from the Mycoplasma anserisalpingitidis genome containing:
- the ileS gene encoding isoleucine--tRNA ligase produces the protein MDYKKTLLMPTTKFEMRANLTQKEKNFREKWEKDLIYIKSLDKNKDNEPFIVHDGPPYANGDLHVGHALNKILKDIIVRYKTLSGYYSPFVAGWDTHGLPIEHKMLQEMNISKDELNPLILRKKAAKYALKQVENQKKQFKTLQLFSDLEKIYVTLDKKYESKQLQLFKKMVLDGLVYKHLKPVYWSPSSQSALAEAEVEYADVVSNSIYVAFNVINSDNTKVNANDKLIIWTTTPWTLIANSGVAVGENITYIKVFANDNYYIVAKDLLQNLQELFKWDEIKIITELTSQDLVGVEYLTPITNNNARVVIGHHVTLEAGTGLVHIAPLFGEDDFLIGKTNNLEMIMHISDNGNIDFDCDYDGMFYEDSNEKIIGFLRNNKSLVLSNKIKHSYPHDWRTHKPIIFRGTPQWFVSIDKIRNNILSELKTVKMYPEWAYKRLSNMIENRGDWTISRQRTWGVPIIIFYDKDKQPVIDEKIFDYVIKLIEDNGSDIWWEKEADDLLPENHRNKRYTKEMDIMDVWFDSGTSNIAADVYGFESPYDVYLEGSDQYRGWFNSSLINSVAYKGKAPYKNLISHGFVLDGKGEKMSKSKGNIISPLDVVNQKGADILRLWAANSEYSNDINISEDILNQNAEVYRKIRNTLRFMISNTNDYKYDKNLKLEGIHEFINEELKVLIKNVNENYNSFKFINVIKEINNYIVNLSSFYLSIVKDLLYVESRDNIERQMVLKNLYEITDFIILALAPILPTTAEEAYSFFNKENKEESIMLERFEESTTPNYELINKYNEFFELRDQINILIENSIKNGEVKRSNELELSLKTDSEFIKNLNLKMLLMVGKVSISNETKVSKFYSKKCERCWNHFEREEMYNDEICVRCYDVISSLDDFGGLNE
- a CDS encoding signal peptidase II, giving the protein MNKFQSKWNDFVKYLKNNKKQIIINYCIFIVLFIVLLLIDQLTKTFIFVHGDVNKLNSDGLVYINGYWTNPETINYKSVVNYGIFGIRSIWHRGVTFLPSSFNITIIQIVSVLIFIFCIFVPLMINKKLTIFICLIASGDFGNMLDRFIFNEFVKDIFYLPWVDKGTFNLADVWVMLGAVLIFVYLLYELVLDMVKRKKNAE